A genomic region of Gloeocapsa sp. DLM2.Bin57 contains the following coding sequences:
- a CDS encoding DUF4351 domain-containing protein — MVNETISAIIVKYLFNSLTITEESELIVRLAPLYQGDRARARQEGKIEGKTEEALNLIQRLLTKKLENINPELITIISQLNLESLERLAEDLIDFTSQTDLEDWLRNIQS; from the coding sequence ATGGTTAATGAAACCATTTCAGCAATAATTGTCAAATATCTTTTTAATTCACTGACTATAACAGAAGAGAGTGAGTTAATTGTGAGACTAGCTCCATTGTATCAAGGAGATAGAGCCAGAGCAAGACAAGAAGGCAAAATTGAAGGTAAAACCGAAGAAGCTTTAAATTTAATTCAGCGATTATTAACTAAAAAATTAGAAAATATTAATCCAGAGTTAATCACAATAATTTCCCAATTAAATTTAGAATCTTTAGAGAGATTAGCAGAAGATTTAATTGATTTTACTAGTCAAACCGATTTAGAAGATTGGTTGAGAAATATTCAGTCTTAA